The Bernardetia litoralis DSM 6794 genome includes a window with the following:
- the nspC gene encoding carboxynorspermidine decarboxylase, translating to MIDISKIPSPCFVLEERLLRRNLEILDSVQKRTGAHIICALKGFSMFSTFPLVRQYLHGCTSSSLYEARLAFEEFGQEVHAYAPAYTEKEFDEIMMYVNHISFNSLSQYERFKDKLAQNKAKTGKKISAGLRINPEYSEVETDLYNPCVAGSRFGLTFDKIGENLPEGIEGLHFHTLCEQGSDTLERTLIHVEEKFGHLLHQAKWLNMGGGHHITRKNYDIELLVKLLNRIKEKYNVQIILEPGEAVGWQTGYLVGSVQDIIDSRGIDVAILDVSFTAHMPDCLEMPYKPKIWNSENATINSKNEGKHVYRFGGSTCLAGDFIGMGDYAFENELKINDKIVFDDMIHYTMVKTSTFNGVPHPSIGIWKESNEFELVREIGYEMFKNKLS from the coding sequence ATGATAGATATTTCAAAAATTCCTTCGCCTTGTTTTGTCTTAGAAGAACGCCTTCTTCGTCGTAATTTAGAAATTTTGGATAGTGTCCAAAAGCGTACAGGAGCGCATATTATTTGTGCCTTGAAAGGTTTTTCAATGTTTAGCACCTTTCCTTTGGTGCGCCAATATTTGCATGGTTGTACGTCTAGTTCGCTTTACGAAGCTCGTTTGGCTTTTGAGGAATTTGGACAAGAAGTTCACGCCTATGCACCTGCTTATACAGAAAAAGAATTTGACGAAATTATGATGTATGTAAATCATATTAGTTTCAATTCACTTTCTCAATATGAGCGTTTCAAAGATAAATTAGCTCAAAATAAAGCAAAAACAGGTAAAAAAATATCAGCAGGTTTGCGTATCAATCCAGAATATTCAGAAGTAGAAACAGATTTGTATAATCCTTGTGTTGCTGGTTCTCGCTTCGGACTTACTTTTGATAAAATAGGCGAAAATCTTCCAGAAGGAATTGAAGGATTGCATTTTCATACACTTTGTGAGCAAGGTTCGGATACACTTGAGCGCACACTTATTCACGTAGAAGAAAAATTTGGTCATCTTTTGCATCAAGCAAAATGGCTTAATATGGGTGGTGGACATCATATCACAAGAAAAAATTACGACATAGAATTATTAGTAAAACTATTAAATAGAATAAAAGAAAAATACAATGTTCAAATTATCTTAGAACCAGGGGAAGCTGTTGGTTGGCAAACGGGTTATTTGGTAGGTTCTGTTCAAGATATTATTGATAGTAGAGGAATTGATGTCGCTATTTTAGATGTTTCTTTCACGGCTCACATGCCTGACTGTTTGGAAATGCCTTACAAGCCTAAAATTTGGAATTCGGAAAATGCTACAATAAATTCGAAGAACGAAGGAAAACACGTTTATCGTTTTGGTGGCTCTACTTGTTTGGCTGGAGATTTTATCGGAATGGGAGATTATGCTTTTGAAAATGAATTAAAAATCAATGATAAAATTGTTTTTGATGATATGATTCATTACACAATGGTCAAAACTTCTACTTTTAATGGCGTTCCTCATCCAAGTATTGGGATTTGGAAAGAAAGCAATGAATTTGAGTTGGTTAGAGAAATTGGCTATGAAATGTTTAAGAATAAACTTTCTTAA
- a CDS encoding M1 family metallopeptidase, giving the protein MNKSLRFSSLSFAFLFLFSTLFFVSSCKPTQQTGDNTTKKDSTNTTNEFLVPIEESESQFKKDLPEPIWKPKKGSYHATKTKEFDLIHTKLNIKPDWEKQWVYSTATLTVQPHFYDQNKIDLDAKGLAIESIKLLAGSSKNDVTKPLRWDYDGKWLTVRLDREYTKDEKITVEINYIAKPNEAIWTNSVLSNIEEEGFFFINPEGKTKGKPKQIWTQGETSNNSMWFPTFESSNFRGTQEVFVTVADSFQTLSNGKLVSSQKNTDGTRTDYWKMEKPHAPYLTMVAIGEFEIIEDKWRDIPLYYYTEKWHAPYAKDVFGKTPEMMEFYSTYLDYPYPWEKYAQIIVRDYTSGAMENTSASVFMEGLMVDKRSIKDHNWEGIISHELFHQWFGDLMTAESWANLAMNESFADYGEYLWLEHSKGKKDADQNISNEKSSYFREAQAKREPIIRYFYTSENDMFDSHSYAKGAVVLNMLRYHIGDEAFQITLQKYVKANAFKSVELDNLRLIAEEVTGQDLTWFFNQWFMKAGHPELNIDENYQDGTLKMTITQTQDLRYSPIYRLPLEIDVWENGKVTRHKVTLDKAEQIFEFKTESKPELVVFDPSGYLLAQKNEDDKTANEWRLQADYYENYIPKMAALYNLAGSIENDTTFNLLIKVAKNDKFAAYRTQAIRSLGEYNLENIENKEAENFEQNITEIVTLLKEMSISDKDNLTRASAIDIVSQYGAFPKLWKQTLKDSSYFVISNTIYSLINVYGAEALDKIEPLENIEERHVVYALGEYYSVYGIEGKYSWFVKNADRISGSEMSYFLNHFTQYLINQPKDIQKKGIDYLVHQAKTNSFFQTRKDAYQSLTVLKNALDEETKIELEIEQKMNGIKTEEKDRRVTEFQQALGF; this is encoded by the coding sequence ATGAATAAATCCCTGCGTTTTTCTTCTCTTTCTTTTGCATTTCTTTTCTTGTTTTCTACTTTATTTTTTGTGTCTTCCTGTAAGCCTACACAACAAACAGGTGATAACACCACAAAAAAAGACTCAACAAATACAACTAATGAATTTCTTGTTCCGATAGAAGAATCTGAAAGTCAGTTTAAAAAAGACCTTCCAGAACCAATTTGGAAACCCAAAAAAGGAAGTTATCATGCTACCAAAACAAAAGAATTTGATTTAATTCATACAAAACTCAATATTAAGCCTGATTGGGAAAAACAATGGGTTTATTCAACGGCTACTTTGACAGTTCAACCTCATTTTTACGACCAAAATAAAATTGATTTAGATGCAAAAGGATTAGCAATTGAATCTATAAAATTACTAGCTGGAAGTTCGAAAAATGATGTTACAAAACCTTTGCGTTGGGATTATGATGGAAAATGGCTGACTGTTCGTTTGGATAGAGAATATACAAAAGATGAAAAAATAACAGTAGAAATAAATTATATTGCTAAACCAAATGAAGCAATTTGGACAAATAGTGTTCTTTCAAATATTGAAGAAGAAGGCTTTTTCTTTATCAATCCAGAAGGCAAAACAAAAGGAAAACCAAAACAGATTTGGACACAAGGTGAAACTTCAAATAACTCTATGTGGTTTCCAACTTTTGAAAGTTCAAATTTTAGAGGAACACAAGAAGTTTTTGTTACTGTAGCAGATTCTTTTCAAACTCTTTCAAATGGAAAACTTGTTTCTTCTCAAAAAAATACAGACGGAACACGTACCGATTATTGGAAAATGGAAAAGCCTCATGCGCCTTATCTCACAATGGTTGCAATAGGAGAATTTGAAATTATTGAAGACAAATGGAGAGATATTCCTTTGTATTATTACACCGAAAAATGGCACGCTCCGTATGCAAAAGATGTTTTTGGTAAAACTCCTGAAATGATGGAATTTTATTCTACTTATTTAGATTATCCATATCCGTGGGAAAAATACGCTCAAATTATTGTTCGTGATTATACTTCAGGTGCAATGGAAAACACAAGTGCTTCTGTTTTTATGGAAGGACTTATGGTAGATAAGCGTTCCATTAAAGACCACAATTGGGAAGGGATTATTTCTCATGAACTTTTTCATCAATGGTTTGGAGATTTGATGACTGCCGAATCTTGGGCAAATCTTGCCATGAACGAATCTTTTGCAGATTATGGAGAATATCTTTGGTTGGAACACAGCAAAGGAAAAAAAGATGCTGACCAAAATATTTCTAACGAAAAATCAAGTTATTTTAGAGAAGCGCAAGCCAAAAGAGAGCCAATTATTCGTTATTTTTATACCAGCGAAAATGATATGTTTGATTCGCATTCCTATGCAAAAGGCGCAGTAGTTTTGAATATGTTGCGTTATCATATTGGCGATGAAGCCTTCCAAATTACACTGCAAAAATATGTAAAAGCAAATGCTTTCAAATCTGTAGAATTAGATAATTTGAGATTAATTGCTGAAGAAGTTACAGGACAAGATTTGACTTGGTTTTTCAATCAATGGTTTATGAAAGCAGGACACCCAGAACTAAATATTGATGAAAATTATCAAGATGGAACACTCAAAATGACCATTACTCAAACACAAGATTTGCGTTATTCGCCTATTTATCGTTTGCCTTTAGAAATTGATGTTTGGGAAAATGGAAAAGTAACAAGACATAAAGTTACGCTAGATAAAGCTGAACAAATTTTTGAATTTAAGACAGAATCAAAACCTGAATTAGTTGTCTTTGACCCTTCTGGTTATCTTTTGGCTCAAAAAAATGAAGATGACAAAACAGCTAATGAATGGCGTTTGCAAGCAGATTATTATGAAAATTATATTCCAAAAATGGCAGCTCTGTATAATTTGGCTGGTTCAATAGAAAATGATACAACTTTTAATTTATTGATAAAAGTAGCAAAGAATGATAAATTTGCAGCATACAGAACACAGGCAATTCGTTCGTTAGGAGAATACAACCTTGAAAATATTGAGAATAAAGAGGCTGAAAATTTTGAGCAAAATATTACAGAAATCGTAACTTTGCTCAAAGAAATGTCTATTAGTGATAAAGATAATCTTACTCGTGCTTCTGCCATTGATATTGTTTCACAATATGGGGCTTTTCCAAAACTTTGGAAACAAACACTCAAAGATTCATCTTATTTTGTAATCAGTAATACAATTTATTCGTTGATTAATGTTTATGGAGCTGAGGCTTTAGACAAAATTGAGCCTTTGGAAAACATCGAAGAGCGTCATGTTGTTTATGCTTTAGGAGAATATTATTCGGTCTATGGAATTGAAGGAAAATATAGTTGGTTTGTAAAAAATGCTGATAGAATTTCGGGTTCAGAAATGAGTTATTTCTTAAATCATTTTACACAATATCTTATCAATCAACCTAAAGATATTCAGAAAAAAGGAATTGATTATTTAGTACATCAAGCCAAAACAAATTCATTTTTCCAAACTCGTAAAGATGCCTATCAATCTCTTACTGTTTTGAAAAATGCTCTTGATGAAGAAACAAAAATTGAATTAGAAATCGAACAAAAAATGAATGGAATTAAAACTGAAGAAAAAGACCGAAGAGTAACTGAATTTCAACAAGCATTAGGATTTTAG
- a CDS encoding FtsL-like putative cell division protein, with protein MAKIQNTFKHVEEEKEIKIPTKRGFWRNLAEWDFTVDQDFLFRIMPYVLYVSFFGIIYIANRHYTERVVREVTHLRQEVEEYQIDYHALQTRYVYDSRRQVVAKKAERLGLKEREKPLVRISE; from the coding sequence ATGGCAAAAATTCAAAATACATTCAAACATGTTGAAGAGGAAAAGGAAATCAAAATTCCTACAAAAAGAGGTTTTTGGAGAAATCTAGCTGAATGGGATTTTACTGTCGACCAAGATTTTTTATTTCGAATAATGCCTTATGTTTTGTATGTTTCTTTTTTCGGAATTATTTATATTGCAAACCGTCATTATACCGAAAGAGTTGTAAGGGAAGTTACACATCTTCGTCAAGAAGTAGAAGAATATCAAATCGATTATCATGCTTTACAAACTCGTTATGTCTATGATAGCAGAAGACAAGTTGTTGCAAAAAAAGCCGAACGATTAGGCTTAAAAGAAAGAGAAAAACCATTAGTAAGAATATCTGAATGA
- the recN gene encoding DNA repair protein RecN: MLKHLLIDNYALIEHLEIQPDSHLNVITGETGAGKSILRGALGLLAGNRADTKVLLNPDGKCVIEGTFDISTYNLKKIFEKEDVEYDSTCIIRRQIAPNGRSRAFINDMPVPLDSLKRIAVRLMDIHAQHDTMQLFSNDYQRNVLDLYANTKTLLEIYGQEFRQYRKIIKKYEELKNEEIRLRKEYDYNMHLLQELEKADLEKINKEELEQELERLENVDFIRTQMSIAFNSISDEEYSAENILREAVHALSKTQSFSPSFEALYNRLNSAMIEIQDISKEIEGESEQLVTDDETAGVVKQILSALYHLENKHNVNSSEELMAIRDEISDKVRKVENFDEDLKDLKEDIARSKSYLTDLANQLTEQRKSVVEDTQSQINYLLGELGMPNARFQIEITPIPLSPSGADLVEFWFSANKGISPQPLKDVASGGEFSRLMLCIKYRLAKHISLPTLVFDEIDTGISGEIALKMGKIIQDMSKTHQILIISHLPQIASQGSAHYYIYKDNSADRTVSRIKKLSDNDRVKEIAQMIGGSTPSTSTYNSAKELLQVK, translated from the coding sequence ATGCTCAAACATTTGCTTATCGATAATTATGCGCTCATAGAGCATTTAGAAATCCAGCCAGATTCTCATCTCAACGTCATTACAGGCGAAACAGGTGCAGGAAAATCTATTTTGCGTGGTGCATTAGGGCTTTTGGCAGGAAATAGAGCTGACACAAAGGTTCTTCTCAATCCTGATGGAAAATGTGTCATTGAAGGAACATTTGATATTAGTACATATAATCTCAAAAAAATATTTGAAAAAGAAGATGTAGAATATGATTCTACTTGTATTATTCGAAGACAAATTGCACCAAATGGTCGTTCAAGAGCATTTATTAATGATATGCCAGTGCCTTTGGATTCCCTAAAAAGAATTGCTGTTCGGTTGATGGATATTCATGCACAACACGATACAATGCAACTTTTTTCAAATGATTATCAAAGAAATGTTTTGGATTTGTATGCCAACACGAAAACGCTATTAGAAATTTATGGGCAAGAATTTCGTCAGTATCGAAAAATTATCAAAAAATATGAAGAGCTAAAAAATGAAGAAATAAGACTGCGAAAAGAGTATGATTATAATATGCACCTTTTGCAAGAATTAGAAAAAGCTGATTTAGAAAAAATAAATAAAGAGGAATTAGAACAAGAATTAGAACGTCTTGAAAATGTAGATTTTATCCGTACTCAAATGTCAATTGCTTTCAATTCTATATCTGATGAAGAATATTCGGCTGAAAATATTTTGAGAGAAGCTGTTCATGCACTTTCAAAAACACAATCTTTTTCACCTTCTTTTGAAGCTCTTTACAATCGTCTGAATAGTGCAATGATAGAAATTCAAGATATTTCGAAGGAGATTGAAGGAGAATCTGAACAGTTGGTAACAGACGACGAAACAGCAGGAGTTGTAAAACAAATTTTGAGTGCTTTATATCATTTGGAAAATAAGCATAACGTTAATAGCAGCGAAGAATTGATGGCTATTCGTGATGAAATTTCAGATAAAGTTAGAAAAGTAGAAAACTTTGATGAAGATTTGAAAGATTTAAAAGAAGATATCGCAAGAAGTAAATCTTATCTAACAGATTTGGCAAATCAGCTTACAGAACAAAGAAAGTCTGTTGTAGAAGATACACAAAGCCAAATAAATTATCTTTTGGGAGAATTGGGAATGCCAAATGCTCGTTTTCAAATTGAAATAACACCAATTCCTCTTAGTCCGTCAGGTGCTGATTTGGTAGAATTTTGGTTTTCAGCAAATAAAGGAATTTCGCCTCAACCTTTGAAAGATGTTGCTTCTGGTGGAGAGTTTTCTCGTTTGATGCTCTGTATAAAATACCGTTTGGCAAAACATATTTCACTTCCTACGCTAGTTTTTGATGAAATTGATACTGGTATTTCTGGAGAGATTGCCTTAAAAATGGGAAAAATAATTCAAGATATGTCCAAAACACACCAAATTTTGATTATTAGTCATTTGCCACAAATTGCATCACAAGGAAGTGCTCATTATTATATTTATAAAGATAATTCGGCAGACCGTACCGTTTCAAGAATCAAAAAATTATCTGATAATGATAGAGTCAAAGAAATTGCTCAAATGATTGGAGGTTCTACGCCAAGTACAAGTACCTATAATAGTGCAAAGGAACTTTTGCAGGTGAAATAA
- a CDS encoding restriction endonuclease: MKIPKYDKFIIPTLKALKKLGGSGSIDEINEAVYLVAELSEEILEVQHDENGVQSEVDYRLAWARTYLKKYGVIENSSRGVWSLINNELDPETFNSDEIVKRVRELTYQSRKEKNTNIKNEAKEEVEESIDWKENLISTILQIEPSAFERLCQRILRESGFVQVEVTGKSGDGGIDGKGIVRMNGFLSFHVFFQSKRYKGSVGSGDVRDFRGAMQGRADKGLFITTSNFTREAIKEATRDGAPPIDLIDGDLLCDKLKELSLGVKTELIEEVSVNAEWFKRI; the protein is encoded by the coding sequence ATGAAAATACCTAAGTACGATAAATTTATAATTCCAACTTTGAAAGCATTAAAAAAACTTGGTGGTTCAGGTTCTATTGATGAAATTAATGAAGCAGTGTATTTAGTTGCAGAATTATCGGAAGAGATTTTGGAAGTTCAACACGATGAAAATGGTGTACAAAGTGAGGTTGATTACCGTTTAGCTTGGGCAAGAACATACTTAAAGAAATATGGAGTTATAGAAAACTCTTCTCGTGGTGTTTGGTCATTAATAAATAATGAACTAGACCCAGAAACTTTCAATTCTGATGAAATTGTAAAAAGAGTAAGGGAACTGACTTATCAAAGTAGAAAAGAGAAAAATACAAACATAAAAAACGAAGCAAAAGAAGAGGTAGAAGAAAGTATAGATTGGAAGGAAAATTTAATTTCGACTATCCTACAGATTGAACCTTCAGCTTTTGAAAGGCTCTGTCAAAGGATTCTTAGAGAAAGTGGTTTTGTGCAAGTAGAAGTAACTGGAAAAAGTGGAGATGGAGGAATTGATGGTAAAGGTATTGTTAGAATGAATGGTTTCTTGAGCTTTCACGTATTCTTTCAATCTAAGAGATATAAAGGCTCTGTAGGTTCGGGTGATGTGAGAGATTTCAGAGGTGCAATGCAAGGAAGAGCAGACAAAGGTCTTTTTATAACAACAAGTAATTTTACAAGGGAAGCTATAAAAGAAGCTACTAGAGATGGTGCGCCTCCTATTGATTTAATTGATGGAGATTTATTGTGTGATAAATTGAAGGAACTTTCATTAGGGGTTAAAACAGAACTTATAGAGGAGGTTTCAGTTAATGCAGAGTGGTTTAAGAGAATATAA
- a CDS encoding ABC transporter permease, with amino-acid sequence MQKIKSVFSSYLSYFLVILLLLVWSMPILYLFTAFDGETSTAWKHISENLLLDYTLGSLKMLFGVSLGVLFFGVPTAWLVSTTDFFGRKFFSWGLVLPLAIPAYILAYTYADIFSYTGGVGIFLRKNNLPSIPIMSDFGGVFILALALYPYVYAVSKTAFSNQLGSVWEASKMLGKSSFYTFFKIVLPLARPFIFGGLLLVMMEVLNEYGTFKYYGIQTFTTGIFSAWAKFGDVKAALRLALCLLGVIIFLVILEKNQRGRMAFSDDKNTAPMPRKKLSFLQQIFAFSFCSLVFCFAFGFPVLQLILWTIKEFQDKGMNNVLNEEIYQLASHTITLAFLSAFVVVIVAILLSLFQKRISNLSKNYPSNLVIGGDTNNGRDKDSNNGKSNYYRLIHSIKKYPFSLFFQKSISRIATMGYAVPGAVIAVGVLGVFLWIDKKLYSFLLDNFDIKIGLFVSGTVISLIYAYSVRFLSVGFQPIESQLIKIGNSLESASKMLGKNSTQTFFKITFPLLRPAMLTALLLVFVDVSKELPLTLILRPFNYDTLATKAYELADQEFVAQSALPALLIILISLLPAILLSRIGKKK; translated from the coding sequence ATGCAAAAAATAAAATCAGTTTTTTCCTCTTATTTGTCTTACTTTTTAGTAATTCTTCTTCTTTTGGTGTGGAGTATGCCAATTTTGTATCTCTTCACGGCTTTTGATGGCGAAACTAGTACAGCTTGGAAACATATTTCTGAAAATCTTTTATTGGATTATACTTTAGGTTCTCTCAAAATGCTTTTTGGAGTGAGTTTGGGTGTTCTTTTTTTTGGTGTTCCGACGGCTTGGCTTGTTTCTACGACTGATTTTTTTGGTCGCAAATTTTTCTCGTGGGGCTTAGTTTTGCCTCTTGCTATTCCAGCTTATATTTTGGCTTATACTTATGCAGATATATTTTCTTACACAGGTGGAGTTGGTATTTTTTTGAGGAAAAATAATTTGCCTTCTATTCCGATTATGTCAGATTTTGGAGGTGTTTTTATTTTGGCTTTGGCTTTGTATCCATACGTTTATGCTGTCAGTAAAACAGCTTTTTCAAATCAATTGGGCAGTGTTTGGGAGGCTTCTAAAATGCTTGGTAAATCATCGTTTTATACTTTTTTCAAAATTGTTTTGCCTTTGGCTCGTCCTTTTATTTTTGGTGGACTTTTGCTTGTTATGATGGAAGTTTTGAATGAATATGGTACTTTTAAATATTATGGAATTCAGACTTTTACCACAGGTATTTTTAGTGCTTGGGCAAAGTTTGGGGATGTGAAAGCTGCTTTGCGTTTGGCGTTGTGTCTTTTGGGAGTGATTATTTTTTTAGTAATCTTGGAGAAAAATCAGCGTGGAAGAATGGCTTTCTCAGATGATAAAAATACTGCTCCAATGCCACGAAAAAAACTTAGTTTTCTTCAACAAATTTTTGCTTTTAGTTTTTGTAGTTTGGTTTTTTGTTTTGCTTTTGGATTTCCTGTTTTACAACTTATTTTGTGGACAATTAAGGAGTTTCAAGACAAAGGAATGAATAATGTTTTAAATGAAGAAATTTATCAACTTGCTTCTCATACAATTACTTTAGCTTTTTTGAGTGCTTTTGTAGTAGTGATTGTGGCTATTTTATTGAGTCTTTTCCAAAAAAGAATTAGTAATTTATCAAAGAATTACCCTTCTAATTTAGTCATTGGTGGGGACACTAACAACGGCAGAGATAAGGATAGTAACAATGGAAAATCAAATTATTATCGTCTTATTCATTCCATTAAAAAGTATCCTTTTTCGCTATTTTTTCAAAAGTCTATTAGTAGGATTGCTACAATGGGTTATGCAGTTCCAGGGGCTGTAATTGCCGTGGGTGTTTTGGGTGTTTTTCTTTGGATTGATAAAAAATTATATTCCTTTTTATTAGATAATTTTGATATAAAAATTGGTTTATTTGTATCAGGAACGGTCATTTCTTTGATTTATGCATATTCTGTTCGTTTTTTATCGGTTGGTTTTCAGCCTATTGAAAGTCAGTTGATTAAGATAGGAAATTCTTTAGAATCAGCTTCAAAAATGTTGGGTAAAAATTCTACACAGACATTTTTTAAGATAACTTTTCCTCTTTTGCGCCCTGCTATGCTGACAGCTTTGCTTTTGGTTTTTGTAGATGTAAGCAAGGAATTGCCTTTAACGCTTATTTTGAGACCTTTTAATTATGATACGTTGGCAACAAAAGCATACGAATTGGCAGACCAAGAATTTGTTGCTCAATCAGCTTTACCTGCTCTTTTGATTATTTTGATAAGTCTTTTACCTGCTATTTTACTTTCTAGGATTGGTAAGAAGAAATAA
- a CDS encoding penicillin-binding protein → MAKTGIRKYILARVRIAFLVVAFIALVIVYKMMTIQIVEGEKWSSKARGVEMRDVQPTRGSILADDGSLLATSLPFYRVAIDPTVADSTVFNEGIDSLGILLSKFYKEEEPSYYVNLLREYRKNNKKYYVISKELIDHENYKKLSQFPIFREGRNKGGVIYEQTDRRFLPFGELARRTIGFVTEEDTTQSLNGRGLEYSFNSELQGVAGEALYELIAGGFWKPVDDMSQVRPKPGIDIQTTIDINLQDTVHQILQNALRQYKAEYGSVILMEVATGEIKALVNLGINSNGSYVENNNYAVGDMGLAEPGSTFKLMSMAALFEDKEVPISLKDSVQTGDGVHKYYDDAVMRDVSGLGKLTVQEVFEKSSNVGMSLLVWKYFRKHPEKYVEHLKKFGLNRPLGFQMAGEAQPYIKSPTDSSSSWSGSTLPWMSIGYELKLAPLQTLAFYNMVANNGVMVEPIIVSQTRQAGKTLTSFDAKVLNNQTISKKTVKILQTMLRGAVENGTAKKIDTKVYQIAGKTGTAEKVRNGEYTEDHYTSFAGYFPADNPKYSCIVVIDDPKTEKRYASEVAAPVFRKISDVVYQRYLHKPLSEVEPTAMDSLHMRLPFIRAGYRPDLDLVCSQLGIKTENLTVQQWVKTKVATDTVMWIDNQAATSLVPDVRGMRLRDALYLLENLGMKVAFEGKGRIITQSFNPNIAIPKGKTIYLKLKE, encoded by the coding sequence ATGGCAAAAACAGGAATAAGAAAATATATATTGGCTCGTGTTCGAATCGCCTTTTTGGTGGTTGCTTTCATTGCTTTAGTGATTGTTTATAAAATGATGACTATTCAAATAGTGGAAGGTGAAAAATGGAGCAGTAAAGCTAGAGGCGTAGAAATGCGTGATGTACAACCAACTAGAGGAAGTATTTTGGCAGATGATGGCAGTCTTTTGGCTACTTCTTTGCCTTTTTATCGTGTCGCTATTGACCCAACAGTTGCAGATAGTACTGTCTTCAATGAAGGAATTGATTCTTTAGGGATTCTTTTATCTAAATTTTATAAAGAAGAAGAACCTAGTTATTATGTCAATCTTTTAAGAGAATATCGTAAAAACAACAAAAAATATTATGTTATTAGCAAAGAATTAATTGACCACGAGAATTATAAAAAACTATCTCAATTCCCAATTTTTAGAGAAGGAAGAAACAAAGGTGGTGTAATCTACGAACAAACAGATAGACGTTTTTTACCTTTTGGAGAACTTGCTAGGCGTACAATAGGATTTGTAACTGAAGAAGACACAACCCAATCTTTGAATGGTAGAGGTTTGGAATATAGTTTTAATAGTGAATTGCAAGGTGTTGCTGGAGAAGCTCTATATGAACTTATTGCTGGTGGATTTTGGAAACCTGTCGATGATATGTCACAAGTCAGACCAAAACCAGGAATTGATATTCAGACTACGATTGATATAAATTTACAAGATACAGTTCATCAGATTTTACAAAATGCACTTCGTCAATATAAAGCAGAATATGGTTCAGTTATTTTAATGGAAGTAGCAACTGGAGAAATAAAAGCACTTGTCAATTTGGGAATAAATTCAAATGGTTCGTATGTAGAAAATAATAATTATGCTGTTGGAGATATGGGACTTGCCGAACCAGGTTCGACGTTTAAATTGATGTCGATGGCTGCACTTTTTGAAGATAAAGAAGTTCCAATTTCATTAAAAGATAGTGTTCAAACAGGCGATGGAGTTCATAAATATTATGATGATGCTGTTATGCGTGATGTTTCTGGACTTGGAAAACTAACTGTACAAGAAGTTTTTGAAAAATCTTCGAATGTTGGAATGTCACTTTTGGTTTGGAAATATTTCCGTAAACACCCTGAAAAGTATGTTGAGCATCTCAAAAAATTTGGGCTTAATCGTCCTTTAGGTTTTCAAATGGCTGGGGAGGCACAACCTTATATAAAATCTCCTACTGATTCCTCTTCTTCGTGGAGTGGAAGTACACTTCCTTGGATGTCAATTGGTTATGAACTCAAATTAGCTCCTCTCCAAACACTTGCATTCTATAATATGGTAGCAAATAATGGAGTAATGGTTGAGCCAATCATTGTAAGCCAAACAAGACAAGCAGGAAAAACATTGACCAGTTTTGATGCAAAAGTTTTGAATAATCAAACTATTTCTAAAAAAACAGTCAAGATTTTACAAACCATGTTGCGTGGTGCAGTAGAAAATGGAACAGCCAAAAAAATTGATACAAAAGTTTATCAGATTGCAGGAAAAACAGGAACAGCCGAAAAGGTCAGAAATGGAGAATATACTGAAGACCATTATACATCTTTTGCTGGTTATTTTCCTGCTGATAATCCAAAATATTCGTGTATTGTAGTCATTGATGACCCAAAAACAGAAAAACGTTATGCTTCTGAAGTAGCTGCGCCTGTTTTTCGTAAAATTTCTGATGTGGTTTATCAGCGTTATTTACACAAACCACTTTCAGAGGTTGAGCCGACGGCAATGGATAGTTTGCACATGCGTTTGCCTTTTATTCGTGCTGGCTACCGTCCAGATTTAGATTTGGTGTGTTCGCAATTAGGAATCAAAACAGAAAATCTAACCGTTCAGCAATGGGTAAAAACGAAAGTTGCAACCGATACAGTGATGTGGATAGACAATCAAGCTGCTACAAGTCTTGTTCCTGATGTGCGTGGAATGCGCCTTCGTGATGCACTTTATTTGTTGGAAAACTTAGGAATGAAAGTCGCTTTTGAAGGAAAAGGAAGAATCATTACGCAATCGTTTAATCCTAATATAGCCATACCAAAAGGAAAAACTATTTATTTGAAATTGAAGGAATGA